Proteins encoded in a region of the Paenibacillus pedocola genome:
- a CDS encoding ABC transporter ATP-binding protein, whose protein sequence is MERLLEVKDLAISFKTRGGEVQAIRGVNFHVNKGETLAIVGESGSGKSVTSQAVMKLVPQPQGQYKRGQILFDGQDLIPKTEKQMQKIRGKEIGMIFQDPMTSLNPMMKVGKQITEVLFKHEKISKDAAYKRGIELLSLVGIPSPERRFQQYPHEFSGGMRQRVVIAMALAANPKLLIADEPTTALDVTIQAQILDLMKDLQKKIDTAIIFITHDLGVVARMADRVAVMYAGQIVEMGTAEEIFYDPRHPYTWGLLASMPSLESKGSLLTAIPGTPPDLIKPPKGDAFALRSTYAMAIDMEKEPPMYKVSDSHLVKSWLMHPMAPAVEPPDVVKKRQRVMPNAYPQPILVEGNSVY, encoded by the coding sequence ATGGAGCGCCTTTTAGAGGTAAAAGACTTAGCAATTTCATTCAAAACACGCGGCGGAGAGGTTCAAGCGATCCGTGGTGTTAACTTTCATGTGAATAAAGGTGAAACACTGGCGATTGTAGGCGAATCCGGTTCCGGTAAAAGCGTAACTTCCCAAGCGGTCATGAAACTTGTTCCTCAGCCGCAGGGTCAATACAAACGTGGTCAAATCTTATTCGACGGACAAGACCTGATTCCGAAAACCGAAAAGCAAATGCAGAAAATCCGCGGTAAAGAAATCGGCATGATCTTCCAGGATCCAATGACTTCCCTGAATCCAATGATGAAGGTCGGCAAGCAAATTACCGAAGTGCTGTTCAAGCACGAAAAAATCTCCAAAGATGCTGCCTATAAACGTGGTATCGAGCTGTTGAGCCTGGTAGGCATTCCGTCACCGGAACGCCGTTTTCAGCAGTATCCGCATGAGTTCAGCGGCGGGATGCGCCAGCGTGTCGTAATCGCTATGGCACTTGCGGCTAACCCTAAGCTGCTGATTGCCGATGAGCCGACAACTGCGCTCGACGTAACCATTCAGGCACAAATTCTTGACCTGATGAAGGATCTGCAGAAAAAAATCGACACAGCGATTATCTTTATTACCCATGACCTTGGTGTAGTTGCCAGAATGGCTGACCGTGTAGCGGTTATGTATGCCGGTCAGATTGTTGAAATGGGTACTGCTGAAGAGATCTTCTATGATCCTAGACATCCTTACACTTGGGGCTTACTTGCTTCCATGCCAAGTCTGGAGAGCAAAGGTTCCCTGCTGACAGCTATTCCGGGAACACCTCCCGATCTGATCAAGCCGCCTAAGGGTGATGCATTTGCTCTGCGCAGCACCTATGCTATGGCGATTGACATGGAGAAGGAACCTCCGATGTATAAAGTATCGGATTCACACTTGGTGAAATCCTGGCTGATGCATCCGATGGCTCCGGCTGTTGAGCCGCCTGATGTGGTGAAGAAGAGACAGCGTGTAATGCCGAATGCTTATCCTCAGCCAATTCTGGTAGAAGGCAACAGCGTGTATTAA
- a CDS encoding glycoside hydrolase family 43 protein: protein MKKRAMTTLLSLTLLSGCSGSGAPQFKNVSVHDPSVIKVNNTYYVFGSHLASAKSKDLISWKQISSVVEDGNKLIPNVTEELSETFNWAKTDTLWAPDVIQLDDGKFYMYYNACKGDSPLSAMGIAVSNKIEGPYKDLGIILKSGMAGAGSDGEIYDATQKPNVVDPDVFFDKDGKLWMVYGSYSGGIFILELDPATGFPLPDQGYGKKLLGANHARIEGPYMLYSPETDYYYLFLSYGGLDTKGGYNIRVARSKNPDGPFEDSEGKAMIDAKGNPKKLFDDKFYAPYGVKLMGNFEFRNGDSEPAAIGEGYVSPGHNSAYYDEKSGQYYLIFHTRFHNRGEEHEVRVHQMFMNEEGWPVVAPHRYSGEKIAAYTSEEVTGEYKYVNHGKDITAKSVVSKMIELTADGKITGAVTGTWSLSGEHTVKLTVEGKEYSGVFLKEWNEAVDGNVMTFTALSKEGIAVWGSHVLTEPKE from the coding sequence ATGAAAAAACGTGCTATGACCACATTATTATCCTTAACCCTGTTATCCGGCTGCAGCGGCAGCGGTGCACCCCAGTTCAAGAATGTATCGGTGCATGATCCTTCCGTTATTAAGGTGAACAATACGTATTATGTATTCGGTTCCCATCTGGCTTCGGCCAAATCCAAGGACCTGATCTCGTGGAAACAGATTTCTTCTGTAGTGGAAGACGGCAATAAGCTCATTCCGAATGTTACCGAAGAGCTCAGCGAGACCTTCAACTGGGCTAAAACAGACACGCTGTGGGCGCCGGATGTGATTCAGCTTGATGACGGCAAATTCTATATGTACTATAACGCCTGCAAAGGGGATTCACCTCTATCAGCGATGGGGATTGCCGTCTCTAACAAGATTGAAGGGCCTTACAAGGATCTGGGGATCATTCTGAAATCCGGAATGGCCGGAGCAGGAAGTGACGGTGAAATTTATGATGCCACCCAGAAGCCGAATGTAGTGGACCCGGATGTGTTCTTTGATAAGGACGGCAAGCTGTGGATGGTATATGGTTCGTATTCAGGCGGAATCTTTATCCTGGAACTTGACCCGGCTACAGGCTTCCCGCTTCCGGATCAGGGCTACGGCAAGAAGCTGCTGGGCGCGAATCATGCCCGGATCGAAGGGCCTTATATGCTATATAGCCCGGAAACCGATTATTACTATCTGTTCCTATCCTACGGTGGGCTGGATACCAAAGGCGGATATAATATCCGTGTCGCCCGCTCCAAGAATCCGGATGGCCCTTTTGAGGATTCAGAAGGCAAGGCTATGATAGATGCCAAAGGCAATCCGAAGAAGCTGTTCGACGATAAGTTCTATGCACCTTACGGAGTGAAGCTGATGGGCAATTTCGAATTCAGAAACGGTGATTCGGAGCCTGCGGCCATTGGAGAAGGATACGTATCACCCGGGCATAATTCAGCCTACTATGATGAGAAGAGCGGCCAGTATTATCTGATTTTCCATACCCGTTTCCACAACCGGGGAGAAGAGCATGAGGTGCGGGTGCATCAGATGTTCATGAACGAGGAGGGCTGGCCGGTAGTGGCTCCCCACCGGTATAGCGGTGAGAAGATCGCTGCGTACACTTCCGAAGAGGTTACCGGAGAGTACAAATACGTGAACCACGGGAAGGACATTACAGCCAAGTCTGTAGTATCGAAAATGATTGAGCTGACTGCTGACGGTAAGATCACTGGAGCGGTAACAGGCACATGGAGCTTAAGCGGGGAACATACTGTTAAGTTAACGGTGGAAGGCAAAGAATACAGCGGCGTTTTCCTGAAGGAATGGAATGAAGCAGTGGACGGCAATGTGATGACATTTACCGCACTTTCCAAAGAGGGTATAGCTGTTTGGGGAAGTCATGTACTGACAGAACCTAAGGAATAG